The genomic interval GCGCTTCTCCACCTGATAATTTCCAGATAAGCCAAGTATCAATCGTCCCAAATAATAAATCTCCATTGTCAGCTTTTTGTCTAGCACCCTCAACATTATCTAGTATCCACTTAACCTTTGTACCTGCAAAATAGGCATCAATTAACAGTCCTGTTTTATCACGGAAAAGTTGATTATAGCCCTGCGCTTTCAATTCCTCGCAAATTCCATTCGTTTGTCTTGACTGCCATACTATCGCATGATAAACAGGAACACCAGTATTCTTATCCCATACTACTGCCGTTTCCCTCTGATTAGTAATACCGATTCCTTCGATTTGTTCTGGCTTAATATCTGATTCGGATAAAACGGTTGCAATAACCGCTAATATCGAACCCCATATTTCATTCGCATTATGCTCGACCCAACCTGGCTTTGGAAAGATTTGCGTAAACTCTTTTTGTGCAACATGCACAATTTCCCCTTTTTTATTAAAAATAATCGCTCTTGAACTTGTTGTTCCTTGATCTAATGACAAAATAAATTTCTCCATGTTTATTCCTCCCCTTATACCAATAGTTACGCTGCCTTTTGATTCATACTCTTACTTTCCTCTTTTGTCATAAAAAATGCAAGCAATAATACTATTGCGTTTATCGCTAATACTACCCAGAAACTAGATAGGATAACGCCTTTAAAAAGATATGTATATACAATTGCAGCTAGTGAACCACCTAGAATTGGACCAACAACTGGTATCCACGCATATCTAAAATTCGATGTCCCTTTTCCTGCAATCGGCAACACAAAATGGGCAATTCTTGGTCCAAGGTCTCGTGCTGGGTTGATTGCATATCCTGTTGTGCCACCTAAAGACATACCAATTACTACAATTAATAAACCTACAGCAATCGGGTTAAGACCTTCAGTAAAACTATTTGCGCCGATAAATAACAATCCTAGAACTAACATAAAAGTTCCAATTAATTCACTTAATAAATTGGAAAAAGTGTGTGGTATCGCAGGACCAGTTGAAAACACTGCTAATTTTGCTCCTGGATCCTTTGTTGCACCCCAATGCGGAAGATAGTGCAGATAAACAATACATGCCCCTAAAAAAGCACCAAACATTTGCGCTAAAATATAGGGTCCTACTTGATTCCATGCAAAATCGCCTGTTATTGCAAGGGCAATCGTAACGGCTGGATTTAGGTGAGCACCACTGATACTTCCAACAGCAAACACACCCATTGTCACAGCTAATCCCCATGCTAAAGTAACAACAATCCAACCACCGCCATTTGAGAACGCCTTCTTTAAATTCCCACCTGCTACGACCCCGCCGCCAAATACAATTAGAATCATTGTTCCAATAACTTCTCCCATAAAAGCAGACATTCTAATCCCCCTTATCATTTTTCACTCCGTTTTTTTAGTTTTACATGTAATCAAAAACAACTACCATTTTATACTAATTTAGAATTGTTTTAAATCACATTTCACTTAAAGTAGAGAGTGATATTGGTTAATAAATGCGCAAAAAAAGGAGAGCACGACAGATAACAGCCAATAATAAATTATGGCTCCCTGCGTGCATCTCCTTTTCTCCTACACAATAAATTAACTTGTAAATTCATTGTAAACGCTTACCATCGAACTGTCAATTATTTTTTTACCATTTATACTATAGAAACAGTATTTATTTATTCCCCTTTGACTTTATCTCTTCCCATAACTCTTTTTTTGAAGTAGTAATACTTGTCGCACCAGCTTCGATTGCTTTTCTAACATCTTCCTTTGTTCGAATCAATCCCCCAGCAAGTATTGGTACATTTATACGTTTTTTAATTTCCGTTATCATCCAAGGCATCATCCCAGGCAGAACTTCAATATAATCCGGATTCGTTCTTTGGACGAGTTTAAGACTTTTCGCTATTGCATGACTATCGAGCAGGAATACCCTTTGAATAGCAACCACATTTTTCTGCTTTGCTTTTAAAATTACCGATGATTTTGTAGAAATAACCCCATAAGGCTTAAATTCCTGACATATAAATTCTGTCCCGAAATCATCACTTTTCAAACCTTGAATTAAATCTACATGATAAATCATTTTCTTATTTGCTTTTTTAGCAAGAAGGCTAATATGCTTTAATTGTGAAATGTGCACCTCCAAAAATACACCAATTTCATAATCACTTTTTAAGAAAGCTTCAAATTCCTTCATATTTGATGATGCAGGTATAATATGCTGATTCATTTTTCTTCCCCCATAATTGACTTTTTCCCTTTATTCAAAACTTAGTAAGCCTGTCTCTCTATATTTACACTATCCCTCTAGAAAAAACATTTATCGCTTTGTTCTAAATTCATATAAACGAAAAGCTAAAATACAAATTGCTGAATAAGCAATCCCTATCGAATATCCGCCTACTACATCCGTCGGATAATGGACGCCTAAATATATTCTACTAACACCAATGAGAACGATAAAAAGACAAGCAATAATATATGCTATAATTTTGCTCCCAGTCGATTTCACTATATGTATACATAGATAGGCACATGAGCCAAAAAATATAAGGGAGCCCATCGAGTGTCCACTTGGGAAACTATAGCCTTTCTCTATTATAACAGGCAAAATATCTGGACGCTCTCTTTTAAAAAACCATTTAAGCAGTTTATTTAAGAGTGCACCTAAACCATTTGCGGTAATAAAAAAGATTGCTAAAGCATATTTTTTCCTCCATAACAAAAGAATCGTAATTATTAATATCGCAGTTGTTATAAAAGATACGGACCCTAAAAAAGTCACTCGTTCTACCCATATTGTTAAATCCTCTGAAATATATGACTGAATAAAATCGATAATTGTATTGTCAAATGATAGGATATCCGAACTACTAACTAGCTTTGCGATCACATAAAAAATGCTACTAAAAACAAGGATAATAGCAATCATCATCATTATATATTTTAAAGTTATTTTTCTTTCCATATAAACTCCTCGCTATTTCTTAGGTGAAAGCTTGGTTAATCCAAGCTTTCCCCTTTCACTTTTCAAGCTTCTTTAGCCACTTTCTTTCTTGTTGTCTTCTTCTTCTTTTCTTCGATTTTTTGGGGCTTTGTATTATCAATCGAAGCTTGGAGTGCAGCCATTAAATCCATGACATTCGATTTTTGTTGCTTATCTGTACCTGTAACTACTTCTTCACCGGCTTTTTTCGCTTCAATTAATTCAAGAAGAGCTGTTCTATATTCATCCGTGTATTTATCTGGTGTAAATTCTGTTGTTAATTGATCGATTAATAAAATGGCTGTTTCTAATTCTTTTTTCTCTATTTGATTAACGGCCGGTACATTTGGAACATCTTCCACCTTGCGCACTTCATCTGGAAAGTGAATAGTCTCCATCACGAGTGTATTTTCATAAACGCGAATAATCGCTAACTGCTCCTTCGAACGAATAATGATTTTTGCTATACCAACTTTACCTGTTTCAAGTAAAGCTTGTCTTAATAATGCGTATGCCTTATTCCCACCCTCACCTGAAGACATATAATAACACTTTTCAAAATAAATGGGATCAATTTCTTCCATTTTCACAAAATCAATAATCTCTACTGATTTATCCTCATTTTCTTTGCGAAGTTTTTCCAAATCTTCTTCATCAAGCACTACATATTTTCCTTTTGCATATTCATATGCCTTCACAATTTCTTCTGGCCCAACTTCTTTTTCACAAGCAGAGCATTTCTTTTCATATTTAATTGGCGCATGACACGCTTTATGAAGCGTTCTTAACTTAATATCTTTATCCTCAATTGCAGAATGTAATTTAATCGGTATACTCACTAGTCCAAAGCTTATATTTCCTTTCCACATTGTATGCATAGTTTATCTCCATTCTCTTTTAGTTCCATCTTTTCGATAATGCATTGAAAAATAAGCAAAATGAATCATCTTTGTACCTATTATTACATTGTGTTTCCCTGTGTTTTTCATACCATTTAATTATTGGTAGTACACATCATTCATACCTAGCAGCATCACAAGGTAATACTATTATTATGGAATGATTATTAGGAGGATAAACTTATGTATACAGCTTCATTTTTTATAAGTAATTATCATAAAAAAACAGAGAGCTTTGGCGTTAGCGTCCGATTAAATAAGGAAATCATAGCTGTTGGCTCCTTTAAAAAAGGGTTAAAAGAAGAGGAAAAAACCGCCCTGTTAGATATCATAAAAGAACATTACAAGGATCAAGACGAAGACTTTTACCATATGGATCCAGGAATTTGTGTTGAACTACATTTTGCCTCATTTAAAAACCAAAAATTAATCAATCCTGTTTTCTCTAAATTTTTATTTAATCAAAATTGGCAAGAATGTACATTAGAACATTTACTTGCATCAGATAGTACTACAGTCACGCATCCTGACAAACCCCTTTTTCCCGATTTGAATATAACGAAACTTGATTATATTTTTTATTTAAAGGAGGTAAGTCCTTATTTCCTACCATTTTTAAAAAATAGGTTATTGACAACCATTCGCTTTCCCCATGGTATGTTTGGGGAATCATTTTATCAAAAACAATGCCCAGATTATGCTCCTACCTTTATTGAAACATATAGAAAGGAGGACATTGAATATATTGTTTGCAATAATATAGAAACTCTTTTATGGTTGGGAAATCAATTAGCATTTGAATTCCATATCCCATTTGAAACAATCTATTCAAATAGCATGCCTTCAGAAATTGTGTTTGACCTTGACCCACCTTCAAGTAACCATTTTCATATGGCAATTGAAGCAGCAAAAGTTCTGCAAAAAATTCTTGATCGATTACAACTACTGTCCTTTTTAAAAATTTCCGGTAATAAAGGCATTCAGGTCTATTTGCCACTTCCTGAAAAAACATTCTCTTACGAGGAAGTGCGGCTTTTCACAGAATTTATTGCGCATTATATGATAGAAGAGAAACCAGAACTCTTCACAATTGAACGATTAAAAAAGAATCGAAAAAACAGATTATACATTGACTATATCCAGCATAGTGAAGGAAAAACGATTATTTCCCCTTATTCTATTCGCGGAAACAAAGGAGGATATGTTGCATGTCCAATCGAATGGAAGGAACTAACAAATAATTTACACCCTAGTCAATTTTCTATGACAGTTGTCCTTCAAAGATTGGAAAAAGGGATAAATCCTTTTTCTACTTATTTTGAAGCAAAAGAAAAACAGCCATTTCGTCAAGTTCTCGATGTATTAACTAAAACGCAAAAATAACAAAGGGAGTTTCCTCGATTAGGTCAACTCCCTATTCCTATTATTCCAGTTTACATTCTTCAATAGGGACAGTAACAAATGATTCTATTACTGGATGTCTTAATGTTCTGCCATCCGTCCATTCTAGAAAGGAAATTTTCACAGTTAGTGCCGGCCTTAACCATACACCATCCTTCACATCAATTGAATGAAAGAATGGATTGTCTTTGATTACGATTTCTTCAATTGCTTTTGTAATTGCTCTCCAGTCCTTTGCAGTTAATTTTCCAGAACCTGCACTTCCTATATATATTAAATTACCTACCTTATCAAAAAGGCCAAGATGAAGGGAATGGACAGTCTTATTTTTCAATGTAACTCCACCTACAACAGCGATAAGATCTTGTTCCTTTTTCCGCTTTCTCCATCTTGCATCCTTTCCGTCTAATACATATGTACTTTCCAGGTCCTTACAGACAATTCCTTCGAGGTGATGCTCCTCGCAAACCTTAAATAAACCATCTGTATCCGAAAAACTTTCTACAAGACGAATTACTTCATTTTCTATAATGCTTTCTTGTAGAATACACTGTCTTTCATGTAGCGGCTTGTCTAATAGCCATTGGTCATCCGCATAAAGTATATCAAAAATCATATATGTTATCGGAACTTCTTCCTGCAATCGATTCACTCTCGCTACATTTCTAACACGATCACGCTTCATTACTTCATAAAAGGAAGGCTTCCCATCTTGAAAAGCAATCACTTCCCCATCTAATATACAATTTTTAAGTCGAATATAAGAGCTTGTTTGAAGGAGCTCTGGATATTGTTGCGTTCTTTCGTTTTTCTTTCTGTTAAATAATAGTGTTTTATCTCCGTCGTAATAGGTGATTATCCTTGTACCATCCCATTTCACCTGGGCAATCCACTGATCACCTTTTGGAATGACATCTGTTAAAATTGGTTCAAATGGCTTTATTGGCTTCATTTATTTTATCCTTTTGCTGTTTTCTGAACGATTGTTGCTTTTTCAATAGGAAATTAAATGGATTAGAAATACGGAACAGCCTGAATACTCGTATACACCAAAGGAATTAGCGAGTGGAGAAGCGCTAGTGATGCCTGTGGAGGATTAAGCATTTCCCCATGGGAAGCGAAGTGTATTTAGGAAGCGGGTCATAGCAACAAATTTTTGAAAACAGCCTATCCTTTTTATTCTTACCATTTACTAATAGATAAATAATATACAGTAATATTCATATTCATTTAGAGTTTTAATTAATCCATTTGAGATGATGAGACCATCATTCAGCTTAATGGATTAAGAAGAGGAAAAAGCTCCTTACAAAATGTCTAAGAATTCTATTTTGAGGTGCTTTTCTTAAAATATGTGCCGATTTGACAGTGGCGAGTGGCGTGGGAATCGTTATTGGTATCTAAAATGGAAAATCCTTATTTATATAAAGCCTCACCACATACTTTTAATACGGTTCACCGTCATGCATTAAAATGAGGTTCTCTTGGACTCACTCCCTTTTAAATAAGGTGTTTTGTCCTGAGTCGAGTCACCGGCAAATGGAAAATAAGCGGAAGTTTTCCGGTTAAATGCAGAATGATGCTTGTTTTGGGGTAAATAAGGGAAGGTATTCCGATTATGCAAAGCAAAAGCTCCCTTTTTCGTATTTTTTGTGGCAATAGGCGGAATCTCTCCGTCTATTTAAGCCTTTTTTAATAATAATTACTAAATAAGCGAAATTTTTCCGTCTATTTTTCAACTTAGGTACTTTGCCTTCTCCCTCTACCGATAAGTACGAACCTTCAATACTCAAAACGGCATTACGAATGACAGAAGACTTGACATGATTGCTATGCCAAAGGTCAAAATCCATCACGCATCTCACCACAAAATTATATTTTTCAATATGTGTTCTCAAATGTTCTGCAATTTTTGGGTCATCCTCAACAATCATAATTTTTTGCATCATTATTCACTCCTTGTATCAGATACCATTATGGCACAATAGGCTTAAAGTCAGCCATATTTATCTCGTTACTGTCCATTAGCAAATTCAATAATAATAAAAAACCAACACTATCCCTCTTTCTTCCGCCTTACTTTATGCAAGAAAAAAGGTCAGTACGTATTATAACGAAATGTGACTTCGTTATAATACGCCTAACCTTTTCATCCGATACTTATTGGAGCATACTATTCGATCTTTTACTTTAAATGATCCTCTACATATTTTTTTGCATCATCTTGTAGTTTCTTATATTGAATAGCTTCTTCTTCGTAATAAGTCTTTTCTCCAACCTCGAAGCTTTCAATTGCATCCCAATCTATAGATACCACTGCATGAAAAACATAAGTGGCATTTCCAATTAAATCAATTCGATATTGATTATCTTGATGATGAACATAACAACGAACTTTTCCACCATTATTATATACATCAACATAGCGATTTTCTTCGTTATAACCATTTAATATGGATACAAGAGTTGATGCACTCATAGCGGTTCCACATGCATTAGTGAAGCCAACTCCTCTTTCATATGTTCGAACATAAATACTACCTTTTTCTAATATCGAAACAAAGCTAACATTAACTCCGTCTGGAAAATATTCATTTGCACCATTCACATATTTACTTAATATTTCTTGTACATTAGAATCAAGAACATCCTTATTCACAATGGTAATTAAATGCGGATTTGGTACTGCTAAAGCAGTAAATAGCAAATCTTCATGCAGTCCTGGAATTTTCTCATTCAGTAGTGTATCTGTTTCTACATACAATGGAAGATCTTTAGTTTGAAAGGAAACGGGTGATATTTCTACCAAATAGGTAGGAATATTAGGATAAATTTCTGCTTCATTTTTCACTTCTAAATTAGCTTTCATCGTTTCAATCAAAGCCTCTTCCACTTGAAGCAATTCACATACATAACGAGCAACACAACGAATGCCATTTCCACACATAGATGCCTCTGATCCATCTGCGTTAAACACTCTCATTCTTGCATCAGCTACTTGACTTGGCATTACATAAAGGATTCCATCTGCACCTAAGGAAGATGTTCTGTTGCATAGTGCTTTAGCTAATTCTGCTCTTTCTTCTTCTGAAAATTGATAAGCATCTGAAATCTCATCTATAATTAAAAAATCATTTCCACTACCATGACATTTTGTAATTTTAATATTCATTTTCCCAATTCCTCCAAGATAATTTCAATCTTCTTTCATTTTACTGTTCCTGTTCCTAACCTGCAATCAATTCTTACTATTATAAAAAATGAATAATAACAAAAAAGCCTTAACAACTTTTTAGTAATGTCGTTAAGGCTTCATATAAATGGTCACCCTGATGCTTCCATCTAAATACCGTTAGCTGCTAATAGGGGGAAAATTCATTTTTTTCTATAGGCTGTTTTCTAAAAGATTGTTGCTATCTCAATAGAAAAAATCAATTAATGAGGATATCTGAGCAGCCTGAATACACGTAGACTCCCTCCGGAAAAGTTGATATACCAACGTTTGTAGTTGATTATTTGTGAAATAAAAAATTTTTTTTAAACTTATTTCAGACTTATCACAGGTGGTTTTGCCCATTATTTTAAATAACTGGAAAATAAGAGGACGCTACGCTAGAGTCAATAGGAATTAATTAACAAATGTACATTATTCGATGCACTTTGGTCTCTACTATTCTTATGAGAACGTACCCTCCCATGTCTCTTAGCGTCGCGCGCTTACATTCCTTCGTTTGGTCTCATCATAAGGTAGAGGCTGGCATTCTGCTCCTGTATGGACTCTAAGTCGTATGTCTTTTTATAAGCCAGCTATTGTGTCATCTTGTGAATAACTGTTTAATTAAGCTCTACCTTGGATAAGTTTGGGTTGGAGTACGGAAAGATCCTTTCTCATCCGTTCTCCATCAAATAAAACTTTATGGTGACTTAACCCATGAAAAACTTTCAATAGTTTACTACAGAGTATAACAAGTGCCTCTTTTTTCTTTAGTGGATTATTTGTCCTAGTAATATAATATTGATATAAATCGTGAAAGACCTTATTGTTTCGGATTAAAGGTAGTACTGCCCGATAGAGAAGAGATCGTAGCTTTCTTCTTCCTCGCTTTGAAAGACTTTTTCGACCAATATACTCTCCAGAAGAATTATCTCGTAATGTTAATCCCGCTAATTTTATGAGCTGGCGTGGATGTTGATAGTTCTGGAGAGATCCTACTTCTGACAGTAAATCAATCACTGTCTCTTCCCCAATACCTGGAACCGATAAGAGATAGTGGAATTCTGCTAGGTTTTCCACCATTTCTTTTAACTCTTGATTCACTATTTCTAACTGATTTGTATATAGTTCATATTTTTGTATCAACATAACAATTTCCATTCGTGCCATTTCAACGCCTTCTTTTAAGCCGATGGATTGTTCTGCAGCCTTTATTAACTTGGCTATTTTGGGTCTTGCTGGATAGGCAAGATGTTCTTTATCTCGGTAGAAAGTGATCAACTCTTCTACTTCCCGTCCTACTAAGTCTACTGGTAAAGGCGTCTGTTTTAACACCGCACAGGCATTCTTTCCTAACTCTTTAAAAGCAGTATGAAATTCAGGGAAATACCGGTCTGTCCATCGAATGATCTGGTTTTTTACTTTCGCTATTTCTTTCTTCACACTCCCCCGAATAGAAGATCCTTGTCTAAGTTCTGCTTCTATTCCTTCCAGCTTGCGAATGTGACTAAAATAGCCGTTTGTGATTAATTTGGCAATAACTCTCGCATCTTTCTTATCATTCTTAGTTTGGAGATTGTCATCCAATTCCTTCGATCGTTTTACATGTAAGGGATTGACAATGACGTAACGAATGCCTTTGGAGGCAAGAAATGCAGCGAGATTCATCCAATAATGACCAGTAGGTTCAAAACCAATCAAAAGATCCTTTTTTTGATGTTTTTTCAACAATTGATGTAAGTGAATATAAAATTGTTGAAAGCCTTGATTAGACTGTTGGACGGAGAATGATTTACTTAATTCCCGTCCTCTATCATCCACTGCACAAGCATAATGAGTTCTTTTGGCTATATCAATGCCCAAGATAAGAGTAGAATTAGTGACTTGATTTATTCGTTGATTACGATTATTATTCATAGTAGATTCTCCTTGATGCGTATTGATTGGCGTTGATACATGCATCATATCGGAGGATCTTTTTTTATGCAAGCCCCTAAAACTAACCTCACAGGAATGCTCCTGTGGGATTAGCGAGACAGCCTGAGACCCTGCAGGCGGAAGCAGACCGCGGCTCAGCGCGAGCCCCACGGAAAGCGGAGTGTATTCAGGCTGCGGCTCATAGCAACAAACTTTACGAAAACAGCCTTTCTATAAAAAGCTTGAACTTAATTAAGAGGATATATCAACATTATAAATAATCATCATCCAAAAGCTTCTTTGCCCACGAAATGGATTCTGCATATACTTTAAATAATTCTTTTTCCGGAATATTTAAGTCTTTACAACCATGACCAATACTTGTCCAGTCAGCCGTTTCCGCAGCAATTACCAATTGAAGCACATCTCGTTGGATATTTTTCTCTCCTGATAATGCTTGAACAATCGTTTCATCTAATGGTAAATCGGAAAGAATCTCTTTCCTCTCTCTATTCATAATAGTATCCATAAGAGAAAACATTCCTGTTAAAAAAAAACTGCCATATTCCAATCTTCCTGGAATTAGCTTTGCTACCGATTCACACATTTTGGAACGGATTAAACAATTATGCATAACTTCAAAAGAGATACCATTCTTCCAATTATTTTCACGAATAGTTAGGATGTAAATCCATTTTTGAAGCTCTATAAGCCCAATATAAATAATGGCATGTTTAATACTAGTCACTTTTTGTTTCATCCCATAACCTAGTGTATTTATTAATTTTAATAGTTTATAGGACAAGGATATATCCTGTTCAATTAATTTTGATATACGATCAATATTTGGACTTTCATCATTCAACAGTTCCAATATTTTGAAATACGTATGAATATAAATTGGCACATCATGAGAAGTCATAATCAACGGTCTTGAAAAATAGTAGCCTTGAAAATAATGATAGCCACTGTTTTTAGCTTGTTCATAATCCTCTCTCGTTTCAAGTTTTTCAGCAATCAATTCAATTTCATGTTTTTTTGCCAACGTTTCCAATTCTGTCCGTAGCTCCATTGTCGTTTGCTGGAAATCGACTTTAATCATATCTGCTAGTAGTAATAACGAGTAGGAGTATCGATTGCTTTTGTCAAAAATAAAATCATCTAAGGCTAATTTATAGCCTAATTGTTTAAGTTCTAAACAAATATCGATTATTTTTTGACTAGGGATAACTGTTTCTAGAATTTCTATTACAATATCCCTTGGTTGAAAATATGTAGGTAGCCTTAATTCTAATAAATTTTCTGTAAAATTAATGAAACAAGGCTTTCCATCTGACAGTTTATCCATTCCAATATTAAAGAAACTATTAATAAGGACGTCCGTAGTCGCCTGATCACCATTCACATTTGGAAATGAATTGATATTATTCTGTCTATAAAGTAATTCATATCCATAAACTTCTTCCATTCGATTAAATAGTGGCTGTCTCGCCACAAAAACTTCCATTCCTTTACCTCCGTCAATCTATTTATTGTCATTTTAATAAATTTACAAGCAGAAGGTTGTCGAACCTTGAGTGTTAGATAACAAATTTTATCGATTTAATTGTCTTATTTTGATTTATTTTAGGGGTATCTAAGTTGCAGTTTATAAATGATGATAAGAACCATCCTTTATGATGGCTTTTAGTATGTATACTAACAAGCCATCATAAAGAAGAAATACCTTCTAACATAAAGGATGGAACTTTGTCTTTGATTAATGTGTATATTGAAGAACAAAATTAATCAAAAACAGTGAGGATATAAAATACAAAGGTAGTGAAACTTCTTTCGCTTTACCTAATGCTATTTTCAAAATTGGGTAAAGAATAAATCCTATTGCCATCCCATCAGCGATACTGTAGGTAAATGGAATCATGGCGATAATAAAGAAACTCGGAAAACTTTCACTTAAATCCTTTAAATCCAGGTTACGGATATTTTGTAGCATTAATCCTCCAATAATAATTAAAATCGGCGCTATAGCACTGTCTGAAATTAACTTAATGACAGGGATAATAAACGCAGAACAAAGAAATAAAATTCCTGTTGTTACCGCTGTCAACCCAGTTCTTCCACCTGCAGTCATACTTGCAGAGCTTTCCACTGTTGCTACAGTTGGACTTGTGCCAAAAAAACTGGAAAGAAATACAGAAATAGAATTAGCTCGAAAAGCTTTTGTAAAACGTTCTGGTCTATTAATATTTTGCACATGATTATTTACCAGTCCAATATTCTCAAAAACAAGCACCATTGTTAGAGAAAATACAGCAATCCAGAATGGAATCGTTAGTAGTTTATCAAAAGACATATGGCCAAA from Niallia sp. FSL W8-0635 carries:
- a CDS encoding EAL and HDOD domain-containing protein translates to MEVFVARQPLFNRMEEVYGYELLYRQNNINSFPNVNGDQATTDVLINSFFNIGMDKLSDGKPCFINFTENLLELRLPTYFQPRDIVIEILETVIPSQKIIDICLELKQLGYKLALDDFIFDKSNRYSYSLLLLADMIKVDFQQTTMELRTELETLAKKHEIELIAEKLETREDYEQAKNSGYHYFQGYYFSRPLIMTSHDVPIYIHTYFKILELLNDESPNIDRISKLIEQDISLSYKLLKLINTLGYGMKQKVTSIKHAIIYIGLIELQKWIYILTIRENNWKNGISFEVMHNCLIRSKMCESVAKLIPGRLEYGSFFLTGMFSLMDTIMNRERKEILSDLPLDETIVQALSGEKNIQRDVLQLVIAAETADWTSIGHGCKDLNIPEKELFKVYAESISWAKKLLDDDYL